In the Topomyia yanbarensis strain Yona2022 chromosome 3, ASM3024719v1, whole genome shotgun sequence genome, one interval contains:
- the LOC131687041 gene encoding uncharacterized protein LOC131687041: MFHQISVNRNDQQCQRFLWRDGEQDRSPDVYAMKVMTFGASCSPSCAQYVKNHNAQRFQKQFPRAAEAIVKEHYVDDMLSSEELEEDAVQLAKNVRYVHAEAGFEIRNWLSNSQRVLRELEARPGEKSLNLSNEMGTEKVLGMWWCTATDTFTFKVSPRISSDLLQARIIPTKRQVLSTLMMIYDPLGLLAHFLMFLKILLQEIWRNGVNWDDQIKSEQYEKWKTWLRVLPQVENVKVPRCYRIKTGVGEQNVMQLHVFVDASENGYAAVAYLRFEENGEVECALIGAKTRVAPLRFVSIPRLELQAAIIGARLANDVMETHKLKPTQRFFWSDSRDVLCWINSDHRKYSQFVAVRVSELLEMTEPNEWNWIPSKLNVADDATKWQKLPDLSPESRWFRGLEFLWMSRIQWPVTMSPIGQTAEEKRLHVLHHSIRCSLFRWEDFSKWNKLMRVVAFVKRYPANLIRKLAGKPIATGPLTQLELKEAELFILKQVQDAEFAADIERLKKPNPVPWKRVIPKSSTLYGLSPTLDEDGLLRMKGRIDACEFAEECTKRPILLPKRHPITDLIIMSIHQKYCHMNHQTVLNEIRRRFYVPQLRSVYRHVRGRCQLCKNRQAMPVTPEMSALPPTRLKAFSRPFSYVGIDYFGPMSVVVGRRIEKRWGVLITCLTVRAIHIEVAHSLTTDSCILAIRNFVARRGAPIEIVSDRGTNFIGASRELKEALLQVNQEQIMKHFITTETKWSFNPPASPHFGGAWERLVQTIKKALKHTQLTRTPTDELLRNMLTEVELIINSRPLTELPQEDDLSTALTPNHFLLGSSEGSKPPIAFDDSSYALRHTWKMSQVYANRFWRRWVSDYLPSLTRRTKWFKQVKPLADGDIVVIVDETLPRNCWPKGRVVRAIQSKDGQVRRALVQTATGVLERPAVKLAVLDVGATVSTSDQ; the protein is encoded by the coding sequence ATGTTCCACCAAATTTCGGTGAACAGGAACGACCAACAATGTCAGAGGTTCCTGTGGCGTGATGGTGAGCAGGATCGTAGTCCAGACGTCTACGCAATGAAAGTGATGACATTCGGGGCTAGCTGTTCACCGAGCTGCGCGCAGTATGTGAAAAATCATAATGCGCAACGATTCCAGAAACAGTTTCCGAGGGCGGCTGAGGCGATTGTCAAAGAACATTATGTCGACGACATGCTGTCCAGTGAGGAGTTGGAAGAAGATGCGGTGCAACTTGCGAAGAATGTTCGCTACGTTCATGCAGAGGCCGGGTTTGAAATACGCAACTGGCTATCAAACTCACAAAGAGTGCTGCGAGAGCTAGAAGCCAGGCCGGGTGAGAAAAGCTTAAACCTATCGAATGAGATGGGAACAGAGAAAGTTCTCGGCATGTGGTGGTGCACTGCAACGGATACGTTTACATTCAAAGTATCGCCGCGAATCAGCTCCGACTTACTCCAAGCTCGTATAATACCAACCAAGAGGCAGGTCTTGAGTACTCTGATGATGATCTACGACCCCCTGGGATTATTGGCACACTTCCTAATGTTCCTCAAAATACTACTTCAGGAAATCTGGCGAAATGGCGTTAATTGGGATGATCAGATTAAGTCCGAGCAGTACGAGAAGTGGAAAACCTGGTTGCGAGTCCTCCCGCAGGTGGAAAATGTCAAGGTACCGAGGTGCTATCGAATCAAGACCGGCGTAGGAGAGCAGAATGTGATGCAACTTCATGTGTTCGTAGATGCGTCGGAGAATGGGTATGCTGCTGTTGCGTATCTGCGGTTTGAGGAGAATGGTGAAGTGGAGTGTGCGCTTATCGGAGCGAAGACACGGGTAGCCCCATTGCGGTTCGTGTCAATTCCAAGATTGGAACTTCAAGCGGCGATAATTGGAGCGCGTTTGGCGAACGATGTCATGGAGACACACAAGCTTAAACCCACGCAAAGATTCTTCTGGTCGGACTCACGTGATGTTCTCTGCTGGATTAACTCCGATCACCGAAAATACAGCCAGTTCGTAGCAGTGCGAGTCAGTGAATTAttggagatgactgaaccgaacgAGTGGAACTGGATTCCATCAAAACTAAACGTAGCGGATGACGCCACAAAGTGGCAGAAACTCCCAGATTTGTCACCTGAAAGTCGATGGTTCCGCGGCCTGGAATTTTTGTGGATGTCGAGAATTCAGTGGCCTGTCACAATGTCGCCAATCGGACAAACTGCAGAAGAAAAGCGTCTACATGTGCTCCATCACTCTATACGATGTTCTCTGTTTCGGTGGGAAGATTTCTCGAAGTGGAATAAGTTGATGCGTGTCGTAGCGTTTGTTAAAAGATATCCAGCGAATCTCATCAGGAAACTGGCAGGAAAGCCCATTGCCACCGGTCCACTGACTCAATTGGAGCTTAAGGAGGCAGAGCTGTTTATTCTGAAGCAAGTGCAAGATGCTGAGTTTGCTGCAGACATAGAGCGACTGAAGAAACCGAACCCTGTGCCGTGGAAAAGGGTGATACCAAAGAGTAGCACTCTATACGGTCTTAGTCCCACGCTGGATGAAGATGGACTGCTGCGAATGAAAGGTCGTATAGACGCTTGCGAATTTGCAGAGGAGTGTACCAAGCGCCCGATACTGCTGCCGAAACGTCACCCAATAACAGATCTCATCATCATGAGCATCCATCAGAAATATTGCCACATGAATCACCAGACCGTGCTCAACGAAATTCGCCGTAGATTCTACGTACCTCAGCTCCGTTCTGTATACCGCCATGTGCGAGGTCGCTGTCAACTCTGCAAGAACCGACAGGCAATGCCGGTTACACCAGAAATGTCCGCTCTTCCGCCTACGCGATTGAAAGCCTTCAGTCGCCCATTCTCCTACGTTGGTATCGATTACTTTGGGCCAATGTCGGTGGTTGTCGGCCGGAGGATTGAGAAACGCTGGGGTGTGTTGATCACTTGCCTCACCGTGCGAGCAATACATATAGAGGTAGCCCACAGCCTCACAACAGACTCGTGTATTCTCGCCATCAGAAACTTCGTCGCAAGAAGAGGTGCACCGATAGAAATCGTCAGTGATCGCGGAACCAATTTTATCGGCGCCAGTCGCGAACTGAAGGAAGCGTTGCTGCAAGTGAATCAGGAACAGATTATGAAACACTTCATCACCACCGAGACCAAATGGTCGTTTAATCCACCCGCATCCCCGCATTTTGGCGGAGCTTGGGAACGCTTGGTTCAGACTATAAAGAAGGCCCTTAAACACACACAACTCACACGCACACCTACCGACGAGCTGCTGAGAAACATGCTAACCGAGGTCGAACTAATCATCAACTCTCGACCGCTCACAGAATTGCCGCAAGAGGACGATCTGTCCACTGCGTTAACCCCGAATCACTTTCTGCTCGGATCATCCGAAGGTTCTAAGCCCCCGATCGCGTTCGATGATAGCAGCTATGCACTGAGACACACCTGGAAGATGTCGCAAGTTTACGCTAATAGATTCTGGCGACGCTGGGTTTCTGACTACCTGCCATCCCTGACCCGAAGGACAAAATGGTTTAAGCAGGTTAAGCCTCTAGCTGATGGAGATATCGTAGTTATTGTGGACGAAACGTTGCCGAGAAATTGCTGGCCAAAAGGTCGGGTGGTTCGTGCAATCCAGTCAAAGGATGGACAAGTTCGTCGCGCTCTTGTGCAGACTGCCACAGGAGTCCTGGAGAGACCAGCAGTGAAGCTTGCAGTATTGGACGTTGGTGCGACTGTAAGTACATCGGACCAGTGA